The proteins below are encoded in one region of Sedimentibacter sp. zth1:
- a CDS encoding IS3 family transposase, which translates to MKNKIRYPQDIINVTEEYIEYYTNFCPQKKLGGMTPISYRNAYNIVLKNILYYLNLNCTPLKGHSTIDKEPEKSPDTRWQLRIRFSVFIFSRVYNTFLPLSYGYTVMCVQGISKIFQAGLTRVTFIVIVVLVSLSTEYHAYKNN; encoded by the coding sequence ATGAAAAATAAAATAAGATATCCTCAAGATATAATTAATGTTACAGAGGAATATATTGAGTACTATACAAATTTTTGTCCACAAAAGAAATTAGGTGGAATGACCCCTATTTCATATAGAAATGCTTATAATATAGTTTTAAAAAATATATTATATTATTTGAACCTAAATTGTACACCTTTAAAGGGTCACTCCACTATTGACAAAGAACCAGAAAAATCCCCAGATACACGGTGGCAACTGAGGATTAGGTTTTCAGTATTTATTTTTTCTAGGGTTTATAATACCTTTCTACCCCTTTCGTATGGTTATACTGTGATGTGCGTACAAGGAATTTCAAAAATTTTTCAGGCAGGGCTAACGAGGGTAACCTTTATAGTAATTGTTGTATTGGTTTCGCTAAGCACTGAGTACCACGCCTATAAAAACAACTGA